One stretch of Lucilia cuprina isolate Lc7/37 chromosome 6, ASM2204524v1, whole genome shotgun sequence DNA includes these proteins:
- the LOC111683225 gene encoding cytosolic non-specific dipeptidase-like isoform X1 — MSFLPSDLKQLFKLVDENKTKYIDDLRTAVGIQSVSAWPEKRGEVDRMVRWTEDKLKALGTETKLVDVGDQTLHNGEKLHLPKVLLGTLGKDPKKKTVVVYGHLDVQPAFKEDGWATEPFELTEKDSKLYGRGASDDKGPILCWIHAIEAYQKLNIDIPVNVKFIFEGMEESGSLGLDDLLMSLKDNFLVDVDYVCISDNYWLGKTRPCITYGLRGVVYYAVEVECAQKDLHSGVFGGTVHEAMPDLCWLLSTLVDKETKIQIPGIERDIAPLLDNEEEIYEKIDFDIADYKRNIGARALPHKENKTQLLMHRWRYPSLSIHGIEGAFSEVGAKTVIPAKVIGKFSIRLVPNQDPEHITECVSKYLNAKWAERGSPNKMSVKLVHSGKPWNEDPNHPHYEAAKQAVKHVFNVEPDMIREGASIPVTLTLQEATGKNCILLPVGAGDDGAHSQNEKIDIYNYVEGTKLLGAYLYEVGKLN; from the exons atgtcttttttacCCAGTGATCTTAAACAGTTATTCAA ACTTGTTGatgaaaataaaacgaagtacatTGATGACCTTAGAACTGCTGTAGGTATACAATCTGTCTCAGCATGGCCAGAAAAACGCGGTGAAGTTGATCGTATGGTACGTTGGACCGAAGATAAATTGAAAGCCTTGGGAACTGAAACTAAATTGGTGGATGTGGGAGATCAAACTCTACATAATGGTGAAAAACTACATCTTCCCAAAGTTTTGTTGGGCACTTTAGGAAAA gaTCCCAAGAAAAAGACCGTTGTTGTCTATGGTCACTTGGACGTTCAACCCGCCTTTAAAGAAGATGGTTGGGCTACTGAACCTTTTGAATTGACCGAAAAAGATAGTAAACTTTATGGTCGTGGTGCTAGTGATGACAAAGGTCCCATTCTTTGCTGGATACATGCTATCGAGGCCTATCAAAAGTTAAACATTGATATACCAGtgaatgttaaatttatttttgagggCATGGAAGAAAGTGGCAGTTTGGGTTTGGATGATCTTCTTATGAGTTTGAAAGATAATTTCCTAGTTGATGTTGATTACGTTTGTATTTCCGATAACTATTGGTTGGGCAAAACTAGACCATGTATTACTTATGGTCTACGTGGTGTAGTCTACTATGCTGTCGAGGTTGAATGTGCCCAAAAGGATTTGCATAGTGGCGTGTTTGGTGGTACTGTTCACGAAGCCATGCCCGATTTGTGTTGGTTGCTAAGCACTTTGGTGGATAAGGAGACTAAAATTCAAATACCTGGAATCGAAAGAGAC atTGCCCCTCTGCTAGACAATGAAGAGGAAATATacgaaaaaattgattttgatattgcagattaCAA AAGAAACATCGGTGCCCGAGCTTTGCcccacaaagaaaataaaacacaattgttGATGCACAGATGGCGTTATCCCTCTTTGTCCATTCACGGCATTGAAGGTGCCTTCTCTGAGGTTGGTGCCAAGACTGTTATACCCGCCAAAGTTATTGGTAAATTCTCAATACGTTTAGTGCCCAATCAAGATCCCGAACACATTACCGAATGTgttagcaaatatttaaatgcaaaatggGCCGAGCGTGGTTCACCCAATAAGATGAGTGTGAAATTAGTGCATTCCGGTAAACCCTGGAATGAAGATCCCAATCATCCTCATTATGAAGCTGCCAAACAGGCCGTAAAGCATGTCTTCAACGTAGAGCCCGATATGATACGTGAAGGTGCATCTATTCCAGTAACTTTAACTTTGCAAGAGGCCACCGGCAAGAATTGTATTCTATTGCCTGTGGGTGCTGGTGATGATGGTGCTCATTCTCAAAATGAAAAGattgatatttataattatgttgaaGGA ACCAAATTATTGGGTGCTTATTTGTATGAAGTTGGTAAATTGAACTAA
- the LOC111683225 gene encoding cytosolic non-specific dipeptidase-like isoform X2 has product MVRWTEDKLKALGTETKLVDVGDQTLHNGEKLHLPKVLLGTLGKDPKKKTVVVYGHLDVQPAFKEDGWATEPFELTEKDSKLYGRGASDDKGPILCWIHAIEAYQKLNIDIPVNVKFIFEGMEESGSLGLDDLLMSLKDNFLVDVDYVCISDNYWLGKTRPCITYGLRGVVYYAVEVECAQKDLHSGVFGGTVHEAMPDLCWLLSTLVDKETKIQIPGIERDIAPLLDNEEEIYEKIDFDIADYKRNIGARALPHKENKTQLLMHRWRYPSLSIHGIEGAFSEVGAKTVIPAKVIGKFSIRLVPNQDPEHITECVSKYLNAKWAERGSPNKMSVKLVHSGKPWNEDPNHPHYEAAKQAVKHVFNVEPDMIREGASIPVTLTLQEATGKNCILLPVGAGDDGAHSQNEKIDIYNYVEGTKLLGAYLYEVGKLN; this is encoded by the exons ATGGTACGTTGGACCGAAGATAAATTGAAAGCCTTGGGAACTGAAACTAAATTGGTGGATGTGGGAGATCAAACTCTACATAATGGTGAAAAACTACATCTTCCCAAAGTTTTGTTGGGCACTTTAGGAAAA gaTCCCAAGAAAAAGACCGTTGTTGTCTATGGTCACTTGGACGTTCAACCCGCCTTTAAAGAAGATGGTTGGGCTACTGAACCTTTTGAATTGACCGAAAAAGATAGTAAACTTTATGGTCGTGGTGCTAGTGATGACAAAGGTCCCATTCTTTGCTGGATACATGCTATCGAGGCCTATCAAAAGTTAAACATTGATATACCAGtgaatgttaaatttatttttgagggCATGGAAGAAAGTGGCAGTTTGGGTTTGGATGATCTTCTTATGAGTTTGAAAGATAATTTCCTAGTTGATGTTGATTACGTTTGTATTTCCGATAACTATTGGTTGGGCAAAACTAGACCATGTATTACTTATGGTCTACGTGGTGTAGTCTACTATGCTGTCGAGGTTGAATGTGCCCAAAAGGATTTGCATAGTGGCGTGTTTGGTGGTACTGTTCACGAAGCCATGCCCGATTTGTGTTGGTTGCTAAGCACTTTGGTGGATAAGGAGACTAAAATTCAAATACCTGGAATCGAAAGAGAC atTGCCCCTCTGCTAGACAATGAAGAGGAAATATacgaaaaaattgattttgatattgcagattaCAA AAGAAACATCGGTGCCCGAGCTTTGCcccacaaagaaaataaaacacaattgttGATGCACAGATGGCGTTATCCCTCTTTGTCCATTCACGGCATTGAAGGTGCCTTCTCTGAGGTTGGTGCCAAGACTGTTATACCCGCCAAAGTTATTGGTAAATTCTCAATACGTTTAGTGCCCAATCAAGATCCCGAACACATTACCGAATGTgttagcaaatatttaaatgcaaaatggGCCGAGCGTGGTTCACCCAATAAGATGAGTGTGAAATTAGTGCATTCCGGTAAACCCTGGAATGAAGATCCCAATCATCCTCATTATGAAGCTGCCAAACAGGCCGTAAAGCATGTCTTCAACGTAGAGCCCGATATGATACGTGAAGGTGCATCTATTCCAGTAACTTTAACTTTGCAAGAGGCCACCGGCAAGAATTGTATTCTATTGCCTGTGGGTGCTGGTGATGATGGTGCTCATTCTCAAAATGAAAAGattgatatttataattatgttgaaGGA ACCAAATTATTGGGTGCTTATTTGTATGAAGTTGGTAAATTGAACTAA